In one Capricornis sumatraensis isolate serow.1 chromosome 1, serow.2, whole genome shotgun sequence genomic region, the following are encoded:
- the MAMDC4 gene encoding apical endosomal glycoprotein has protein sequence MPLCGHLLPAVVMLLAGSPGWAWVPNHCRTPREAECNFVCDCRGCPDEAQCGYHGVSPSPGAPFTCDFERDSCGWQDISTAGYRWLRDRAGASPQGPRLRSDHTLGTDLGWYVAVGAHRGRETATAALRSPVLHEAAPTCELRLWYHAASGDVAELRLELTHGAETLTLWRSPGPWGPDWQELVVPTGRIRGAFRVTFSATRNATHRGTVALDDVAFWRCGLPTSQAHCPLGHHRCRNEACVEHPQLCDGEDNCGDRSDEDAALCKHYVATDFEMGLGLWNHSEGWTRNRSAGSPRLPAWPRGDHTWNSAQGSFLASVAEPSAPAVLSSPKFQASAPHNCSLVFYHYLHGSEAGCLQVFLQTASPAAPQTPILLRRRHGELGAAWVRDRVDIQSRHPFWILLAGQTGPGGVVGLDDLILSDHCKPVPELASPPPGCWAPGPWPQPSSLRPRSFCEPGHFFCGDLCVPPEQLCDFQQQCPGGEDEQECGTTDFESPSGGGWEDASVGRLQWARLPAPDRGGPGPDARRAAGHFLAVQRAWGQLAEEARVLTPTLGPSGPRCELRLVYYLQSHPQEVSCNFERGACGWHTGHLTDAHWHRVESRGPRYDHTTGQGHFVLLDPTDPPARGPAAHLLTQPRVPSAPQECLSFWFHLFGPQIGTLRLVMRREGEAETHLWSRSGTHGNRWHEAWATLHHQPDAGAKYQLLFEGLRDGYHGSMALDDVTLRPGPCWAPRRCSFEDSACGFSVGGRGLWTRQANASWGPHADHTTETAQGHYMVVDTSPQALPRGHAALLTSEEQRPLVQPTCLSFWYHLSLRNPGTLRVHVEEAGRQQVLSVSSRGGATWRLGSVDLQARQAWRVVFEAVAAGVERSYMALDDLLLQDGPCPLPASCDFEAGLCGWNHVPRPGLGGYSWDWSSGASPSRYPQPPVDHTLGTEAGHFALFETSVLGPGGRAAGLISQPLPPTAASCLRFWYHVGFPEHFYQGELRVILSSAQGQLAVWGAGGRRRHQWLEGQVDVASAAEFQIVFEATLGGQPALGPIALDDVEYLAGQRCQLPTPSQGGGAAAATVPAAVGGALLLLLLLLLLLLLGVAGRRWLQKAGCPSRGEVDAVAPGFENILFSADRVTLPASVANDQ, from the exons ATGCCGCTGTGCGGCCACCTCCTGCCCGCGGTGGTCATGCTCCTGG CAGGGTCCCCCGGCTGGGCCTGGGTCCCCAACCACTGCAGGACCCCCCGTGAGGCCGAGTGCAACTTCGTGTGTGACTGCAGGGGCTGCCCCGACGAGGCGCAGTGCG GTTACCACGGGGTCTCGCCCAGCCCGGGCGCCCCCTTCACCTGCGACTTCGAGCGGGACTCCTGCGGCTGGCAGGACATCAGCACCGCGGGCTACCGCTGGCTCCGAGACCGCGCAGGGGCCTCGCCGCAGGGGCCGCGGCTGCGCTCGGACCACACTCTGGGCACCGACCTCG GCTGGTACGTGGCAGTCGGCGCACACCGCGGGAGGGAGACGGCCACCGCGGCCCTGCGCTCCCCTGTCCTGCACGAGGCTGCTCCCACCTGCGAGCTCAGGCTCTGGTACCACGCGGCCTCAGGAG ATGTGGCCGAGCTGCGGCTGGAGCTGACCCACGGTGCAGAGACGCTGACCCTGTGGCGGAGCCCAGGGCCCTGGGGCCCAGACTGGCAGGAGCTGGTGGTGCCCACTGGCCGCATCCGGGGCGCCTTCAGG GTGACCTTCTCTGCCACACGAAATGCCACCCACAGGGGCACTGTGGCCTTGGACGACGTGGCCTTCTGGCGCTGCGGGCTGCCCA cctcccagGCGCACTGCCCCCTGGGGCACCACCGTTGCCGGAACGAGGCTTGTGTGGAGCACCCCCAGCTGTGTGACGGGGAGGACAACTGTGGGGACCGCTCGGACGAGGACGCGGCCCTCTGCA AACACTATGTAGCCACCGATTTTGAGATGGGCCTCGGCCTGTGGAACCACTCAGAGGGCTGGACCCGGAACCGCAGTGCCGGCAGCCCCAGGCTCCCCGCCTGGCCACGCGGTGACCACACGTGGAACAGCGCGCAGG gctccttcctcGCGTCCGTGGCTGAGCCCAGCGCCCCAGCGGTCCTCTCCAGCCCCAAGTTCCAAGCCTCAGCCCCCCACAACTGCTCG CTCGTCTTCTATCACTACCTGCATGGGTCAGAGGCTGGCTGCCTCCAGGTGTTCCTGCAGACGGCGAGCCCCGCGGCCCCCCAGACCCCCATCCTGCTGCGCAGGCGCCACGGGGAGCTGGGGGCAGCCTGGGTCCGAGACCGTGTAGACATCCAGAGCAGGCACCCCTTTTGG ATCCTCTTGGCTGGGCAGACAGGCCCAGGGGGCGTCGTGGGCCTGGACGACCTCATCCTGTCTGACCACTGCAAGCCAGTCCCAG AGCTGGCCAGTCCACCTCCAGGGTGTTGGGCCCCAGGCCCCTGGCCCCAGCCATCCAGCCTGCGGCCTCGGAGCTTCTGCGAGCCCGGACACTTCTTCTGTGGGGACCTGTGTGTCCCCCCGGAGCAGCTGTGTGACTTCCAGCAGCAGTGCCCGGGGGGCGAGGACGAGCAGGAGTGCG GCACCACGGACTTCGAGTCGCCCTCCGGCGGGGGCTGGGAAGACGCCAGCGTGGGGCGGCTGCAGTGGGCGCGCCTCCCGGCCCCGGACAGAGGGGGGCCCGGCCCGGATGCCCGCAGGGCTGCTG GGCACTTCCTGGCcgtgcagagggcctgggggcaGCTGGCCGAGGAGGCCCGGGTGCTCACACCCACCCTCGGCCCCTCGGGCCCCCGCTGCGAGCTCCGCCTGGTTTACTATCTTCAGAGTCACCCCCAAG AAGTCTCCTGTAACTTTGAGCGGGGAGCCTGCGGCTGGCACACCGGCCACCTCACAGATGCCCACTGGCACCGGGTGGAGAGCCGTGGCCCAAGGTACGACCACACCACGGGCCAAG GCCACTTCGTGCTCCTGGACCCTACGGATCCCCCGGCCCGGGGCCCCGCTGCCCACCTGCTCACCCAGCCTCGGGTGCCCTCAGCCCCTCAGGAGTGCCTCTCCTTCTGGTTCCACCTCTTCGGGCCCCAGATCG GGACCCTGCGCCTGGTGATGAGGCGAGAAGGGGAGGCAGAAACACACTTGTGGTCGCGGTCTGGCACCCATGGCAACCGCTGGCACGAAGCCTGGGCCACCCTTCACCACCAGCCGGATGCGGGCGCCAAGTACCAG CTGCTGTTTGAGGGCCTCCGGGACGGGTACCACGGCAGCATGGCGCTGGACGATGTGACCCTGCGACCCGGGCCCTGCTGGGCCCCCAGGCGCTGCTCCTTCGAGGACTCGGCCTGTGGCTTCTCCGTGGGGGGCCGGGGCCTCTGGACACGCCAGGCCAACGCCTCGTGGGGGCCCCATGCTGACCACACCACGGAGACAGCTCAGG GGCACTACATGGTTGTGGACACAAGCCCGCAGGCCCTGCCCCGTGGCCACGCGGCCTTGCTGACCTCGGAGGAGCAGCGGCCCCTGGTGCAGCCTACCTGCCTGAGCTTCTGGTACCACCTGAGCCTCCGCAACCCAG GCACTCTGAGGGTCCACGTGGAGGAGGCCGGCAGGCAGCAAGTACTCAGCGTCAGCTCCCGTGGAGGGGCCACCTGGCGCCTGGGTAGCGTGGACCTGCAGGCCAGGCAGGCCTGGAGG GTGGTGTTCGAGGCGGTGGCCGCTGGCGTGGAGCGCTCCTACATGGCTCTGGACGACCTGCTCCTCCAGGACgggccctgccccctcccag CTTCCTGTGACTTCGAGGCTGGTCTGTGTGGCTGGAACCACGTGCCCCGGCCCGGCCTGGGCGGGTACAGCTGGGACTGGAGCAGCGGAGCCTCGCCCTCCCGCTACCCGCAGCCCCCCGTGGACCACACGTTGGGCACAGAGGCAG GCCACTTTGCCCTCTTTGAGACCAGCGTGCTGGGCCCAGGGGGCCGAGCGGCCGGGCTCATCAGCCAGCCTCTGCCCCCCACCGCGGCCTCTTGCCTGCGGTTCTGGTACCACGTGGGCTTCCCGGAGCACTTCT ACCAGGGCGAGCTGAGGGTCATCCTGAGCAGTGCGCAGGGGCAGCTGGCTGTGTGGGGCGCGGGTGGGCGCCGCCGGCACCAGTGGCTGGAGGGCCAGGTGGACGTGGCCAGCGCCGCGGAGTTCCAG ATTGTGTTTGAAGCCACGCTGGGTGGCCAGCCGGCCTTGGGGCCCATCGCCCTGGATGACGTTGAGTATCTGGCTGGGCAGCGGTGCCAGCTGCCCACACCCAGCCAGG GGGGTGGGGCGGCGGCCGCAACGGTGCCGGCCGCGGTCGGTGGcgccctcctcctgctgctgctgctgctgctgctgctgctgctgggcgtCGCAGGCCGGCGCTGGCTGCAGAAGGCGGGCTGCCCCTCCCGGGGCGAGGTGGACGCTGTGGCCCCCGGCTTCGAGAACATTCTCTTCAGCGCG GACCGCGTCACCCTGCCAGCATCAGTCGCCAATGACCAGTAG